The sequence taacatgtttgtgagctcTTACTCgcttaacctgggacagtggtcaggtgaataaaaacaacataagaacaaattgtaaagatcatttaaaaaagttatttttggTTGAATTTAAGCGATTATATTGTAAGAtaacaattgtaaaatatagGCTTGTTGTTTGGGAAATTACATGTGTTTCAAGTCTTCAAAGTAGtataatgaataaatgaaaatgatccGTACCGTTAAAACTGTATTTTGATTTCTACACTGGGttccaatttttataaaataaggagGGTAAtacttattgtaaaattttaacatttaagtAAACCAAATGACTtaaaaattctgttaaaatttcGACACTCGATCATTTACAAAGAGATATATGTTCttgaaataagtgttttttaGTTTGCGGAATGGTGATGAACGGTTTTTTCTGCGTTTCCTGACAAAACGTGTTCGGAAACGGTCTTTTCGTGATCAAAACAAGATTGACCCTTTGTTAGAAAATGAACACAGGCTTAAATAAAGAAGTTTATAGTTACATTAAAGTTCAcagaatatttcaatatcaagaatCCTGTGTAATTTGATCTGTTATTCAAAAGGGAATGGAAAGGTTATTTATTCCAGCTGGCGCTTTAAACTCcaaatttctaataaaaaaatgaaggaaaCTTTTAAAAGATCTTGTGTTGCCGACACATTTAATAAGAACAACATACACTCACACAAGATCTGATCAGAGTTTACCACAATGTAACAGTTGCATTGATATGGACACCCCTatatcaattaaaacaataactgTAAAAAGATATAATAACTTACAATCATACTTCTTCCTAGTTTTcagattttattgattttgtgtgTTACTTTTTATTGACTATGATAAGGGTATATTTAAAGTTGCTTTATTGCATACATAAATTCATGTATCACGtgtttttttcaagtttcatTTGTGCATTTAGATAAGAAATAAAGGGTAATATATGCATTTGAGctggtaaattaaaaaaaattgcatgtaAGTATATGTCGGACTTCTCATTTAAAAGTAGTTCATTTTATCTTATAATTAGATTTTATTCTCAACAATCCATACTAAAATGTACCGATAAcaaattagattaaaaaaaatgtccccTGCAGATATTTTGTTCTGTCCAGTGTCATTAacttaaaacaattttgtgttCTTGGtcttttaaactgtttataagGTCTAAACTAAATGAAGGATTGAGAGCAAATGCAATGCAATTTCCGATATAATTAACATTTCGTAAGGAGATTTGATAACTCTTTGAGATATATTTGATTGTCCTTGATTTTTGAAGACATTGGTGATATAAACCGTtgatatatactagtatttgaaaAGAATACTGACAAAATTTGACCTTTATGTCGAATTAACATACGCTCCTTCTTCTTCGAGACATCTCATTGATCTCGGATTTTACAACCGCCTCCAGGAAGCTTGTCCACATCAATGATGATCAGATATTATTGACAAGGTGGTAGTGTATCGTATTCTTGATAATCCATCGGAGTTTTAATATTTACCTGCCCTGTGCTATATAACCATATTATACTGGACACGATTCTCGACTCTAATGGACTGGTTGATTCTCTATGTTTCTAAAATTCACGAGCTATTTTGTTATGTCAAGGTTGTTGATATTAAATTGTTACTGTTGacattatcttttttttggGCAGACCAATGGAAGTAGTTTCTGTTGTCTGTCTTGGCGGTAAAGGGTtgtcaaagaaaaacatgtCTGTACTGTCGGGTTAATGCATCTTCGGCAAACAGTTCTTTCTTGTTTTGCAGTTCTGATGCCGAGCGTGCACACGTGCCTTACTTTCAAAGCTAAGTGTTTTCGCTTCTCCATCTGGCATcttactaatataaaaaaagaagatgtggtatgattgccaatgagacaactatcaacaaaagaccaaaatgacacagacattaacaactataggtaaccgtacggccttcaaacaatgagcaaagcccataccgcatagtcagctaaaaaatGCCCCGATAAGACATTGTAAAACTAAGTTCATCTCCTATGGGGTCATTATAATCGTCtgtatcatgtatatatgtaccATGTTACAACCAATTAATTTATCCCACAaattactgaaagctagttaaTGTCTTTATTGCGAAAAAAAGGTTTGTTCAGTCTCACAATCTGATGCGGTAGTAGTGCTAGATCGGATTATTTTGGTATGTGATCCGGTTTGTAATTCATAAAACCTGAAAAGAACTTTTAAGTTAATCATTCTCCTTGGATTGGACCAATTTCTAACGGCTTTGACATTTTTCAGGATTTACTTTAACCTTTTAGGCTCTAACAAAATTTTCCAGGATTTTATAAACTGCTGAAAAAAGATTACACTATTAAAGAGTGCCTGACCTATCTTTATGGCGTTTAGTTTGAAGAGTCTTGATTATCGTTCACTAAACGCATTGACTCTAAAAAACGCTTATTCCATTCCACATATTAAATCTTGTTCAGATACACGTGGTGGAATTGTATATTGTCTTCCTGGAGTATAACCGTAGTTATTTCAGCAGCTATAAATTGACGAAAAGTACAAACACAGGACAGCTTTCATTTGAAAGTGCGATCAGGCTAAAAAATGTCTTTAGATCTGTGTAACAGTATTGCTAAATTAAGTAATGCGATACATTTTCACTTGCAATAACTTATATGgaaaaatttatcaaaggtacaaagAGGGCCTCGTCTATCTTGATAGTTTAAAATACTAAGATCAAGGGTCACATTTTTCTAGCCACATTGTAATTGTACTCCAAATTGAAAGCTGTTATGTGTCTGTACTTTTCGTCAATTTATAGCTGCTAAATGGCAACGATCATGTACAGGGATGacaaacataattatattttcatcagCAACATTTAGTGTTTGGGATGAGATAAGCGTCTTTTAGAGTCAATGTGTTTAGTGAACGATACTCAACACAATGCCTCAACCTGGAATGCGTTATTGTTTGAAACAATGTAAAGAACATTCACCAAACTTGTCACGAGAAGACCCCTACAGATGTATTGGTCAGtagttcaaaggtcaaaatctatttgACATCATTGAATATAAATCGACAACAGGCTCTAATCTCAATCACCAAAGCAAAATTTGCCAGACTAAAAACGTTTCCttccaatatataaaaaatggcAATTCACTCGATAGGATGTTTCGCAATTTTTAAAACCGAAATGATCACTGGCAACTGATATAGTTTTTATTGAACACCAAGTGTATAGAGGTGAACTTAAATACAAACCACacaaaaattggtttaaattgCAGGAGGTATTTAGAAAGTTAGAAATGCATACAAGTACTGTGTAGTCaagatttaattataaaattgagaaaggaaacgGGGAattgacaaagagacaacaaaccgaccaaagGACAGAAATTAGCCAGATGCTACCAAAAGGGCATCAACTGTTACATTGATAACATCCCCTCCTTACTTGGAGTGTAAGCACCTAGCTCCTCCTAAAGTTATCAACACGCAGCCTGGAAATTACACAGTACGATTGCACATCCACATATTTAAAGTTGTGCATAATGTACTAGTGTTATGAAATTGTTCCGAGGATTGTCCTTTATTTTACCAGAAATTAGAATTTTTATAGCGACTACGTTAATTCCACATTGAAATTATAACTTTATTAGGGCTTTCAGGTTAATTGGTGAAAGGCCTTAGCAATCACATTGTCTTTCCTTGTTTGTTTGTGTCCGTCTGTCTATGAATATGAACATTGTGAAAGCAACTCCTCTCATTATGGTTTGTGTTTTAATGCAATACATACTCGATCTAAATAATCAATTAAACTGAGGAGTTGGACATTTCACAACTGTGTAAATGTTTCGATTTATATGCTCTTCAATTCGGAGATAATTTTAACAGTTTGTAGTGGTATTTCTATACTTGTAGTTCTACTTGGATGTAGCTTTCACAATTGGAAGATATCCACAGTAATCTGTGACACAGATATGgtcaagaaaatcataatatcaTCAATAAAACTTAGAGATATTTACCgaattaaactttaaatctCTAGTCTGTTAAGTTTTGGCAAAACCTGAACTTTATGCTAACTGAACTAATCAGTGTTTAAATTGCTTTGATAAAAATAccaatgatttaattttattacataaatataataatctCATCACAAATAATCATTGCAAAACATAATATGGACATTacagcatttaaaaaaagaggttggctatttttacatttacaagTTAAAATACACTTCAAACAGACTACTTTTTATATCATAACAATGAATTcagaatttgtttaaatatgtttgcCAATGAATAGAGCATGCTAATTGTTCAATGTTTCACATTATTGCCAACCTAGGGGATAATTATGTACTGTTAACTTGTGTTAAGTATGTTGTGATATAGtaaataacatttcaaaatcaGGTTCATATTAATTGCAATTATTCATATCAagtactttaaaataaataacttgaattaacaaagaaaacaattaaaccagatgtatatacatgcattatataaaataatataaaacagatacaaGTACAAGTACACaagacattttttaattataaaaacttttcaaatatttttttctctcttcaaTACCTCTAAGTGATGGTTTGCATGGGAAATAAACAATCATTCTTGAGCTTCACACAACTATAAACTAGCAAATGCTTAGGGAAACATTGTTGATCTATACAGATATGCATACATCTAACAACGCCCCTTGTtactacagaaaaaaaatatagctttTAGCTTTATAGCTTAATCAGAGACATATTTGATCATGCATGAGCTATATCAAATATGGACAACTGTTATGTATATGATAtcatagtttatttttttattgcacataaaattataaagaaaataataacagaacattcagtataaaaaaatcacatagctgagagggtaaTAGAACCAATTGTTACCCCCTAAAGAAATCATTTTCAACCTTGGCTTAGATCGTCGACACCAAATTTTATGACATATGGAGAACTTGGTCGTACACCAATAGATAGCGTAATAAAATGTAGAATGGTGTATTTTTGGAACAAACTTCTcaccaatgaaaataaactgagCAGTATACTTTATCAAATTATGTTCAAATTAAAAGATGATCACACTTTCAAATGGATGGATTATATTAAATCGATCCTAGACAATGCCGGACTAAGCTATGTTTGGACTCAGCAATCACCATTAGATATAAATCAACTAAAAATCGTACTGAAAGAAAAACTAAAAGATTCATTCATTCAACAGTGGCATAGTCAAATTGACAACTCATCCAGAGGAGAATTTTatggactttttaaaacaatctttGGACAAGAAaactatcttttaaaattaacaccATTCGAAcgtaaatatatttcaaaattaagatgCTGCAATTTAAAAATTCCAGTAGAATTGGGAAGATGGTATCACATTCCAAAAGAAGAGAGGACATGCAATTTGTGTTTAACTGCAATTGGCAATGAATaccattatttatttgaatgcaATTCTTTATTagtaaaaaatattagaaatcaGCATATTCCAGAGTACTATGTGAAATATCCGAGTGAAGCAAAAATGAAAGGACTACTGTCATATTAATGTTCTTAAAAACGTATCTTTATTCATTTCAAAGTTAActaaaatattatgatattaaaatattataatataaagtaaagtaattttctatatacatgtatttcatttctaagttgttttatttatttctttaattgtatgtgattgtattttgtaatttacctCTTGTTTCACATGTCAATGTGACtgagtgtttttaaaataaagcatattgtattgtattgactaggttgacaatgttttctcagGATAataatctgctctatcaccagtggcggatccagagggggggttccggggtgcgcaccccccctttatttttggcgatcaatgcatttgtatcgggacatatgttttgcaccccccccctttgccctgggttagcaccccccctttcgaaaattcctgcatccgcccctgtcTATCACCCTTGCACGCTTTCAATTTGTaaaaaccaaaaccaaaaattaaaaaaaacttgatgatTTTGAAAAGTGGAAGCAAATGTTTGAAGTGATACTTGATAATTCTATGcatttttaatatatgaagTTCCATAAGGAGGCCTGCTACCCTCTAAAATCTACATCTATAATCTATGTGTATAAAAGCAACCTATAGatagctttaaaaaaaagctgCACCCACCTAATAAATAACCACTTTATTATCCATAGTTCATATATACTTTGTGCAAACTGTTATgttttaataattacattagatgtaagtttcattataatacgttattctgattggctaactgcacatcacatgttattccgtaaacaattgcataaGACAATAACAtctatcatgcatgatgacacgaggtcccacaataaagtgcacaggtgaattaaataaaactggataaaatcgtgttttcatgatcctagctaaaaaaatgtaattataagtattgaatgcttctttttgtatttttatagggtggtaaaagcgttgaccgtgcgtacatttttagaatgaagcgcttccgcgcttcatacaaaatgtacttcggtcaacgcacttaccacccaataaatttacaaaaagaagcattcaattcttaaaacaatttcattttctattaattttaaaaagtaattgaCATTACATTTATTGTAAATCATTGAATAATTGATAGACATATGTTACAATAAATTATCATCccatgatatacatgtataataataattgtttgataaatattttaaaagctaTCTATTTTGAAATCAAGAATCTACATAATGTAAAGTTAAAATTAATGAGGTGTAATTGATTTCACATGGAATGATATGTTACCGTTTTTATCTTACTAGATAATTCCAGCCTAAGTTTTGTGATTAAAATTTTACtagaataaaaatgtattaaaataacatatatttttttcaaagacctgcaaatataaaaattgagtgccgtgtttttaaaaacattatacaaaattaaagcaaGTGACAATCACAATTTATGAAGTAGTGCTTCATTTGCACTACTTCATTTGCATAGTGCATGATATAATGTTAAAGGTTAGAGAAAAATTgtgaagaaaatgaaaaaaatgttatactgATAAAAATCTGGGCATTTCCAGACACTTCTCTGCACTTAAAACATgactttttatcattatatgcAAGGCTTCTTAatcttaaatctatttttaaaatatgattaacaCTGCATTCTTAGATGGCCACATTTCTTTTACAATGAATAAGTTTTTTCATGACatgcaaatacaaatatatattatttagtaATTTGCTGCCTGTTCAAGAATAATGTGACTTACCATATCACCAGTTTACTGGACACTACAAACATATCAAGGATATTGGTATTCAAAGATTTGTTAAACCTTCATACTTTAACAAAAGGAATTCTACAGGCAAttctgtttttgttgttgttgaatgAATCTAGTATAATATcttatcatttaaattattatgaaCACAACATATGGGAGAGATTTCCCAAAAATACAAACTggcattttaagtttttataacattattgttACATAGTAGCATTTCCTGAAATCCCCATAATTTAATTCCATTTGTGTATGTTGTTTAACAACTGCTATACAATGTACAGTATTTAAGCccaatttctgaatttacaatataattacCTGAATGAACTTTCTTAGGTCTACCCGGTAATCAAACATGCTTTATAAGTTCTTCGCATTATAGTATACAATCACAtctttaacattacaaaataaaataataattgagcACCATTTGAGGTTTTTTTTGGCAGTATTTTATAATATGCccaaaaataaacacatgtaTGAGGTTAATCATAAATTCACAACCttaaaattattctttaaaaagtataaaaccgttgggtttttttcctttaatttaTTGGACCTTTACCAACTGGTGATGAAAATCTTGAATATTGATGAGGAATAAAAACGGTATGTTTCTTAATACAGATAATGGCAACAATAACAGCCAATACAAAAACAGTCCCTGCAAGTGTGCAAATAACAATAACCATATAACGGGGCACATGTGCTTTAGGTCGTGGGGTAGTATGGGGATGGGAATGTGGTTCTGGATTCAACGTTGGGTttggtttatttaaacaatCAATGAAGTCACTCATCCTAAGTTCTGTTATAGAACAAACATGGACTCTCTTGCATGTGTCATTACAGTCAGGATTCAGGTCTTGGCTGACAGAATTATACTGAATGTACTTCTTGAAAAGTTGTGGATTATTCCTGAATGATTGAGCGGCCTGCATGAAATCCACTgggtttaaactttttaatctATAATCACTCTTGGCATCATATTCCTTTTCCCATTTATCTTTATTGGTAGTAATGACTGCAGACAAGTTTAGGAAATACTGGTGGTAGTCTAGTATTTCTCCAGTGTCTCTGTTATATTCATAAAGTCTTATTGATGGGTTGTTGGAACCCACACCTGGTAGAGTACTCTTCCATGGAGTTACTGCTGGACTTAGAAACAGCATCCCTGAAGGATTTCCTAGAAATAAATAGGTATGTCTGAATAAGatgtctgtttttgttttataatgttgtcattttgcTGTTTCATTGACATACATCACTTCTTGATTTTACTATTTAGTagagtatttaattttttacttcATTGCAGTGATTTTTAAGGTGTGGCACAGGAGGATCGAGTACTAAATAAAGTAGTTTAAACTGTGTCAAATATAAATTCAACTGTCCCTAGACAGCTGCAGTGTCTgtggttgtttttttctctcttttttttttacaaaaactgaGAGACACTTGATGGTAGATATTTGGTAGTCTCTGCTAAATTATAGACctcaaacacatttaaaaaatctcaGACATTTCAAGCTTACTGCGCAAAAGGTACatgacaaatataaatcaaaagttAAGGCGACAAGAAGATGTCACTTTACCAATTCTGTCTTTAAGAATCCTGAAGCTATCTGTATGTTCATGTCCATAAATCTGTGCTGCTATAATCCCACTGTACTGGGTTACTAAGTGGACATATTTCTCATTGAAATTATTACTAAACCACATTAATCCTGATGACAACTCAAACAAACCTGGTGGAATGTGAGATATTATGATCACCTGAAATAaaccaattatcattgaaaagAGTATAATAACATAAATACTGAATTCTGAGGAAAAACTCAAAGTTTGAAGtccataaaatattcaaaacagaCAGTCCTTAAagaaaaggcaaaatcaaaagctcaaacacatcaaataaatgGATAACAACCGTAAAATTCCTGTcttggtacagtcattttcttatgtagaaaatggtggattaaacctggttttatagctagccaaacatctcacttgtatgacagatgcatgaaattatgttatattgacaataatgtaaaaacaaaacatttaaacttgTCACATTTCTCATGTTGtataaatattcatgaaattataataataataatggtaTCAATACTGTCACATGAAGTTTGCACACACAAGCTGACAAAAATTGATatgaataaaagatatatatggaatgttacattttaattttacaagttatttcaaatcatttttcaaGGTTGATGAAAATGAAAGATGTAAGGAATATCTTCTCCAATAAAGTAATTTAACAGAAACATAGGGTCTAGTTGTTTTAGAAGCAGATTAAATAGTTTGGTCTGGATGACATGGAAAATCagtatattaaatttaattgtAGAAGTGTTTAAAgagttttatttaattgtatgtgatctataaaacattttctgaataTTTATGTTGAAGTATCTTATACAAATGACTCAAAAGCATTTCAATATCTAACAGTAAATGCAATGTCATTACAAACTATTTTGGAGaatcacaatattttttaatatcataaactattttgatatgagcgtcactgatgagtcttatgtagacgaaacacgcgtctggcttactaaattataatcctggtatatttgataactatttttaatcctatttaccatgtttacagagAAAAAGATTACTAATGCTTCTTTCAAAACTTTCTCTGTTAATATTCATGacataaacatataataaaagcATGGACCAGTTAAATCAAACAGATGAAATAACATATTAGTAAAAACAGATCTGTTTACTTAGCAAATATCACCCAATATCATTAATAGGATGTTAATCGTCTAAACAACATTAGCtaatttcacaaattttattaattatgacatttaaaaataattgcttGATACTAAATATAAGGATACTAAATCAAATAGCTGGATTGTAATATTTATGGACATGATGGAAGGCTATAACATTGTAATAACTCTTATTTAATATGCTTTATGAAGAATCTATTTGAATGATAATAAGGAAAGGTGTTATAACTACAAATTAGCAAAACTATGAAAACtgtatagttttctatgtgATATGTGCTATAACAAATACTTGTCTAAAAAAAACCTGGGTACTTCATATCAAAAATTGCTGCTGAAAGTTTGTTACCTCCAGAAAAATCTGAATAAATACTTGAAATGTGTACAAACAGTGAGAAGCACTTCTGCATTGTATAAACACTGTACAAACATTCTACAAATAAACAAGCAAAGCTAACAAAACTATATCCCTGACCCTTGCAAAGTCCATAATTAAAAGAAGGTGCTTAAAGGCATAATATTGTGAAGATTGGAGGAGGAGGGGAAATGAATGAACACTGTAGTGTTCAGAtgattgaaaatttaatactttctgatgtaaactgcaaaaattattctgacaaaaattaaaataggaGGTGcataatagaaaatatattggtaagattttgaaaaagttttaataatTGAACTAATGATTTAAGAAGGGTTGAGGGACAGACTAGTGAAAAAAACTCAAACTGCAAGCTTTACAAAGCTGGGTATAATTGTGGCTTATTATACATGTTGTAAGTCATTGCACAAATTCTACTGAGAAGAAATGCTACTCGAGGGAGAGTAAGATCTCTCCTTAACCTTTCAAGAACACATGtgtaattttacctttttttgaCTGGTCTGAGCTTGCTTTAACTGTTTCTCTAACCATTTTAATTGACCAGAAGGATCAGAACTATTTTGAGTCAGAGGATTAAAGCCATAGTACAAGTTGGTGTTTAGTCCTAGGACTAATAAGTTTGGATTTAACAA is a genomic window of Mytilus trossulus isolate FHL-02 chromosome 1, PNRI_Mtr1.1.1.hap1, whole genome shotgun sequence containing:
- the LOC134715119 gene encoding acid sphingomyelinase-like phosphodiesterase 3b, producing MQFLIIYLAFFVFICSSDGGVVKKGYFWQVTDFHYDANYSKNGDPNKMCHSDGGQSHSNSIYGNYLCDSPMKLIISAINAMQSIHPNPDFIFWTGDSVPHVNDTDLDQTKIYYNIGNVTEQLMKVFPNTSIYPVLGNHDEYPKDAFPPGATSYYSDVLSVSQWSKLLGENEATVFKTGGYYSSLLNPNLLVLGLNTNLYYGFNPLTQNSSDPSGQLKWLEKQLKQAQTSQKKVIIISHIPPGLFELSSGLMWFSNNFNEKYVHLVTQYSGIIAAQIYGHEHTDSFRILKDRIGNPSGMLFLSPAVTPWKSTLPGVGSNNPSIRLYEYNRDTGEILDYHQYFLNLSAVITTNKDKWEKEYDAKSDYRLKSLNPVDFMQAAQSFRNNPQLFKKYIQYNSVSQDLNPDCNDTCKRVHVCSITELRMSDFIDCLNKPNPTLNPEPHSHPHTTPRPKAHVPRYMVIVICTLAGTVFVLAVIVAIICIKKHTVFIPHQYSRFSSPVGKGPIN